In Candidatus Effluviviaceae Genus I sp., the genomic stretch CTCGAGGAGGGCATGGACGGCCTCGTGCACATCTCGGACATGTCGTGGACCAAGAGGATCAAGCACCCGAGCGAGCTCTTGCACCGCGGCCAGAAGGTCGACGTGATGGTCCTCTCGATCGACAAGGAGAGGCACCGGATCTCGCTGGGCATCAAGCAGTGCAAAGAGAACCCGTGGGCGAAGCTCGCCGAGCAGTACGCGGTGGGCACGCACGTGGACGGCAAGGTCAGCAGGATCCACAAGTCGGGCATCGTCGTTGACCTCCCCGACGAGGTGGAGGGCTTCGTCCCGATGTCGCACCTCGCGCTTCCGGACATCAGCCGGGTCGAGCTGAGGTTCGCGCCGGGCGACCCGCTGCCCGTCGAGGTCATCGAGGTGTCGCCCGAGAACCGCAGGATCGTGCTGTCCGTCAAGTCGTACATGGACAGGCAGCCGGAGGACGTGATCGCGGCGTACGTGGCCGCGCACGACATCCGTCCGGAGCTCGTCGCGGCGCAGAGCGAGCAGGCGGACGAGGCCGGGCGCGAGCCTGCCGCAGAGGACGCCGAAGCGGCGCCGGAGGAGCCGGCGGAAGAGCGGGCGGAGGAGTCGGTCACGAGGCCGGAACCCGAGCCGGAGCTCGAGGCTGCCGCGGAGGTCGCTGAGACGGAGGTCCGGCAGCCGGAGCCCGAGGGCGGAGACGCCGGGGCCCCGCGCGAGGCGGGCGCCTGAGCGGCGTGGCAGGAAGGCCGGGAGTGACTGATCGCGGGGGGACTCCGGCCGGGGTCCCCCTGCGTCGTCAGACGCGCAGGACCATGAAGGCGCCAACGGTCGGACTCGCAACGGTCGGCTGCAAGCTCAACCAGTACGAGACCCAGGGGCTCGCGGACCTCATGGAGAGCGCGGGCTTTCAGGTCGTGCCGTTCTCTGAACCCGCCGACGTCTACATCGTCAACACCTGCACGGTGACCTCCCGCAGCGACTCCCGCTCGCGGCAGATGCTCCGCAGGGCCGCCCGCGCCAACCCCGGCGCCGTGGTCGTGGCCACGGGCTGCTACGCGCAGCGGGACGCGGAGGCGCTCGGCGCCATGCCCGAGGTCGCCCTCGTCGCGGGAAACAGCGACAAGGGGCGGGTCGCCGCGCTCGTCGGCGAGATCCTGTCGGCGCGGAAGCCGCCCCGCGTCGCCGTGGGCCCGATGGCGTCGGCCGCCTTCGAGGCACTCGACATCCGGAGGTTCCGCGGACACTCGCGCGCCTTCGTGAAGATCCAGGACGGCTGCGACCGACGGTGCGCGTACTGCGCGGTCCCGGACGCGCGCGGCCCGGAGCGGAGCCGCCCGTTCGCCGACGTCGTCCTGCAGGCCGAGCGCCTCGCGGCGTCGGGGCACCGTGAGGTCGTCCTCACGGGCGTGCACATCGGAGCGTACCGCTCGCCGGGCGGCGGCCTCACCGAGCTCCTCAGAGCCCTCGTCGCGGTCGAGGGCCTCGAGCGCGTGAGGCTGGGGTCGCTCGAGCCGCGCGAGCTCACGCCCGAGCTCGCCAGCGCCATCACGTCGCTGGACCGCGTTGCGAAGCACCTTCACGTCCCGCTCCAGAGCGGCTCCGATGGCGTGCTCGCGGCCATGGGAAGGGACTACACGCGCGAGGGGTACGTGGCCGCCGTGCGGAGCGTCACGGACCGCGCTGCGACCTGCGGGCTCGGCGCGGACGTCATGGTCGGCTTCCCCGGCGAGACCGACCGGGACTTCGATGACACGCTCGCGCTGGTCCGCGACCTCCCGTTCACCTATCTCCACGTCTTCGCCTTCTCGCCGAGGAGCGGGACGGAGGCCGCCGCAAGGACCGGCCGCGTGCCGCCGGCCGTGAAGCGGGCGAGGAGCCGCGAGCTCCGCGAGGTGGGCAGGAGGAAGTCCCTGGAGTTCAGACGGAGCCTCGTGGGGTCGACGCTCGATGTGCTCGTCGAGGGCGCCGCGGGCGCCGGCCTCGTCTCGGGGCTCTCGTCGAACTACGTCCGCCTGACGTTCAGCGGCGAGCAGGCGCTCGCGGGGAGGATCGTCGCGGTGCGGGTCGACCGGGCGGACGGGGTTCTCACCTGGGGCACGGCCCTCGGGGAGCGCCCATGAGGTTCTACGTCGAGACCTACGGATGTCAGATGAACGAGTGCGACTCGGCCGGGATCGTCGCGACCCTCGAGGCCGCGGGCCACACGAAGGCCGCGGGTCCGTCCGACGCCGACGCGGTCATCGTCAACACCTGCGCCGTCCGGGAGCGAGCCGAGGTGCGCGTGCTCGGGCGGCTCCGGCATCTTCGGGGGCTCATGCGCCCGTCGGCGGTGCTCGGCGTCGTGGGCTGCGTCGCGCAGCGCATGGGCGGGGAGCTTCTGCGCGAGGTGCGCGGCGTCGCCTTCGTGCTGGGGACCGAGCGCCACGGCGAACTGCCCGAGGCCCTCGGCCGCGCGTCGGCGGGGCTGCGCACCGTCGACACCACGCCGGACGCCCCGTCCGTCCCGGCACGCCGCGCGCCCCGCACCGAGGCCCGCCTCCGCGACTTCGTCACCGTCATGCGCGGCTGCGACAACTTCTGCTCGTACTGCGTCGTGCCGCACGTCCGCGGACGCGAGCGGTCGCTGCCGGCCGAGGCGATCGTCGCGGAGGTCGAGTCGCTCGTCGCGCTCGGCGCAAGGGATGTCACGCTGCTGGGACAGAACGTCAACTCGTACCGCGACGGCGACGTCGGCTTCGCGGAGCTCCTCGCGCGCGTGAGCGAGGTGCCCGGGCTCCCGCGGCTTCGCTTCGCGACGTCGCACCCCAAGGACCTGTCGGACGACATCATCGAGGCCCTGGCATCGCGCGAGACGGTGTGCCGACACGTGCATCTTCCGGCGCAGTCGGGTTCGGACGAGACGCTCTCGGCCATGAACAGACGGTACACGCGCGCAGACTACCTGCGGCTCGTTCGCCGCATCCGCGAGCGCGTGCCCGGCGTGGCCATCACGACCGACGTCATCGTGGGATTCCCGGGCGAGACGCCCGACCGCTTCGAGGCCACGCTCTCGCTCATGCGCGAGGTCCGGTTCGACTCCGCCTTCATGTTCCGCTACTCGCCGCGCCCCGGCACCGCGGCCGCCGCGCTCGACGACGACGTCCCCGAGGCCGAGAAGGTCCGGCGGCTCGAGCAGGTGATCCGGCTCCAGAAGCGGACGAGCGAGGAGCTGAACGCGGCCCTCGTCGGGTCGGTCCAGGAGGTGCTCGTCGAGGGACCGAGCGAGCGGGACGGGAGGCTCCTCTTCGGGCGGACGGGATCGGGGAAGGGAGCGGTCTTCGAGGGGTCGGAGTCGCTGCGCGGCGCGCTCGCGCGCGTGCGCGTGACCGCGTCCTCCGCGTGGACGCTGCGGGGCGACATCGTGCCCGGGCGCGCGTGAGCGCGTCCGCCCCCCCGCGCGCGGCGGGCAGAATCGCCTTGCGGCGCGGCGCGGGCCGCTGCTAGACTCACCGCGCCAGCAGGCTTGGCCCGGCCCGAGCACCGGACCGGATCCGTTCGCGGACGTCCTTCTCAGTGGAGGTGAACGCCGTGTGGATCCTGAAGACGCTTCTGTTCCTCGTCTTCCTCATCGCCGTGACGTACTTCGTCACGCTGAACGGCGCCACGTGGGTTGACGTGAGGCTCACTGACTCCGGCCCCCCGCACGAGGTCCACCTCATGTTCCTCCTCTTCCAGGCGTTCGTCGTGGGGGCGGTGGTCTGGTTCCTCGCCACCGTGTCGCACGAGATCGTGTTCCGGCGCACCATCAGGAAGCTCAGACAGGAGAACGCGGACCTCCTGCAGGAGGTCGCCGGCCTCCGCAACATCTCGCTCGACGGCATCGACGCTGAGAAGCCTCCTTCCGACGGACGCTAGCGCCCCGAGAGCGGCGCACGGGGGATGAGAGCATGGCCTACGGCGTCTTCGGGGCGTTCCTGCTGCTCCTCTTCCTCGTCTGGGTGACGGTCACGTCACGGAGGATCAGGGAGCGCGCCGCGCCGCCCGACGCGGCGGCCTACCGACGCGGCATCGACGCCATGGTGGCGGGGGACCGCGACGCGGCCGTGCGGCACCTCGCCGCCGCCGTGCGGGACGATCCGCGCAACGTCGACGCTTACGTGAAGCTCGGCAACCTCCTTCGCGAGCGCGGCCAGCTCCGACAGGCGACACAGATCCACCGCGAGCTCCTCATCAAGCGGCGCCTGCCCCCGACCACGAAGAGCGAGATCCTGAGGTGCTACGCCCTCGACCTGGCGGCGTCGGGCAACTGGGGCGAAGTGCTGGAGACCCTGCGCTCGCTGCCGAGGTCCGAGCGGGGCGACCCGGAGGCGCTCAGGCTGACGCGCGACGCCCACGAGAACACGGGCGAGCTCGACCGCGCGGTGCACGACCACCGGGAGCTCCTCAGGGCGGCGACCGACGCGGCGCAGCCGCCGCTCGGCGTCTACCGGGCGCACACGGCGCTCCTCTCGCTCAGGCAGGGCGACGCGGCGCGCGCCAAGGCGGAGCTGCAGGCGGCCGTCAACGAGTCGCCCGAGGCGGTCCTGGCGCACGCGTACCTGGGCGACATCGCGCGCGACGAGGGTGACGCGGGAAACGCGATCGCCCACTGGCTGAAGCTGGTCTCCGAGAGGCCGGAGTGCGCCGATCTCGTCTTCGACCGGCTGGAGAAGGCGTACTACGACGCCGGCGACTTCGGCAGGATGATGCGCGTGTACGAGGACATCGTGGCCCGCTCGCCGGCCAACGCCCCCGCGCTCATCGGGCTCGCCCGCATGCACGAGCGGAAGGGGGCGCTCGACGAGGCCATCCGCGTCGCGCAGGAGGCGGTCAAGCACGAGGGAGCGACGCTGGCGGGGCACCGCGAGCTTCTCGAGATGCTCGCGCGGAACGGGCAGCACGAGGAGGCCGCGCGTCTGGCCGTGGCGCTGGTCCGGAGGCTGTCGGACGAGCGGGGCGCGCGCAAGTGCGCCTCGTGCGGGAAGCGGTGGACCGATGCTGCCTGGCGCTGCCAGCACTGCGGGGCGTGGACCCATGGCTGCTGAGAGGCTGCGAAGGTCCTGCGTGTTCCTCCTCGTGGCGATGTCGCTCGCCGCGATCGCGGCGCCGCGCCCCGCGGTCGCCTCGAGCGTGGACGACGCGCTCGAGGAGGCTCGAAGGCTCGAGAGCGAGGGCCGCCAGGACGACGCCGAGGCGCTCCTGAGGCGGACGCTGGAGTCCGGGGTCGCAGCGAGGCACCCGGCGCTCCTTCTGGCCATCGCGCGCCTGTCGCCGTCGCCGGAGGAGTCGGTCGAGCTGTGCGGCGAGGTCATCGCGGCAACCAGAGACGCGAGGCTGGCGGGCGAGGCGCGGCTTCTCCGAGGCGACTACCTCTACGCCCGCGGATCGTACGTCGAGGCGGTGCGCGAGTACGATGCGGCCCTCGGGGGACCGCGGGACATCCGGTGGGCGGCGGCGCTCAAGCGCGCGGCCTCTCTGCTCGCGGGAGGCGATGCGCCCGCCGCGGAGGACGCGTACAGGTCCGCGGTGGACACGGAGGGCCTGCCGCAGGAACTGCGGCCGTGGGTGGAGATCGGGCTCGGGCGCGCCCTGCTTGCGCGCGGGGCGGCGGAGGAGGCCGCCGAGCGGTTCGAGGCGACGGCGCGGGCCCACCCGGACCACGATGCCAGGCTCGCGGCTCTCGCCGGCGCGGCGAGAAGCCACGAGGAGGCGGGCGACGCGGCCCGGGCGGCCGTCTCGCTCGCCGCGATCGTCGCGGAGTTCCCGGGCACGTACGACGCCGTCCTCGCCGAGGAGCGCCTGCGCGGCCTCGCGGAGACCGCGCCGCGATCCGAGGAGAGCCCCGACAGCACGGCCGCGACCCAGGCCCCCTGACGCAACCGCACCGACGGGAAGCACCGGATGCCCCTCGACGAGGCCACGGAGCTCACGCCGATGATGCGGCAGTACACGCGCATCAAGGCGGAGCACAGGGACGCCGTCCTGCTCTTCAGGATGGGCGACTTCTACGAGACCTTCTTCGAGGACGCGAAGACCGTGTCGCGCGTCCTCGGCCTTGCGCTCACCACGCGCGACAAGGGTAGCGCGCGCCCCGTGCCGCTGGCCGGCGTTCCGCATCACGCGCTCGAGACCTACCTCGCGCGGCTCGTCGCGGCGGGCCACAAGGTGGCCATCTGCGACCAGGTCGAGGACCCGCGCGCGGCGAAGGGGCTCGTCAGGCGCGAGGTGACGGAGGTCATCACGCCGGGCACCGTCCTGTCG encodes the following:
- a CDS encoding LapA family protein, with amino-acid sequence MWILKTLLFLVFLIAVTYFVTLNGATWVDVRLTDSGPPHEVHLMFLLFQAFVVGAVVWFLATVSHEIVFRRTIRKLRQENADLLQEVAGLRNISLDGIDAEKPPSDGR
- the mtaB gene encoding tRNA (N(6)-L-threonylcarbamoyladenosine(37)-C(2))-methylthiotransferase MtaB, with amino-acid sequence MKAPTVGLATVGCKLNQYETQGLADLMESAGFQVVPFSEPADVYIVNTCTVTSRSDSRSRQMLRRAARANPGAVVVATGCYAQRDAEALGAMPEVALVAGNSDKGRVAALVGEILSARKPPRVAVGPMASAAFEALDIRRFRGHSRAFVKIQDGCDRRCAYCAVPDARGPERSRPFADVVLQAERLAASGHREVVLTGVHIGAYRSPGGGLTELLRALVAVEGLERVRLGSLEPRELTPELASAITSLDRVAKHLHVPLQSGSDGVLAAMGRDYTREGYVAAVRSVTDRAATCGLGADVMVGFPGETDRDFDDTLALVRDLPFTYLHVFAFSPRSGTEAAARTGRVPPAVKRARSRELREVGRRKSLEFRRSLVGSTLDVLVEGAAGAGLVSGLSSNYVRLTFSGEQALAGRIVAVRVDRADGVLTWGTALGERP
- a CDS encoding tetratricopeptide repeat protein; this encodes MAYGVFGAFLLLLFLVWVTVTSRRIRERAAPPDAAAYRRGIDAMVAGDRDAAVRHLAAAVRDDPRNVDAYVKLGNLLRERGQLRQATQIHRELLIKRRLPPTTKSEILRCYALDLAASGNWGEVLETLRSLPRSERGDPEALRLTRDAHENTGELDRAVHDHRELLRAATDAAQPPLGVYRAHTALLSLRQGDAARAKAELQAAVNESPEAVLAHAYLGDIARDEGDAGNAIAHWLKLVSERPECADLVFDRLEKAYYDAGDFGRMMRVYEDIVARSPANAPALIGLARMHERKGALDEAIRVAQEAVKHEGATLAGHRELLEMLARNGQHEEAARLAVALVRRLSDERGARKCASCGKRWTDAAWRCQHCGAWTHGC
- the miaB gene encoding tRNA (N6-isopentenyl adenosine(37)-C2)-methylthiotransferase MiaB, with product MRFYVETYGCQMNECDSAGIVATLEAAGHTKAAGPSDADAVIVNTCAVRERAEVRVLGRLRHLRGLMRPSAVLGVVGCVAQRMGGELLREVRGVAFVLGTERHGELPEALGRASAGLRTVDTTPDAPSVPARRAPRTEARLRDFVTVMRGCDNFCSYCVVPHVRGRERSLPAEAIVAEVESLVALGARDVTLLGQNVNSYRDGDVGFAELLARVSEVPGLPRLRFATSHPKDLSDDIIEALASRETVCRHVHLPAQSGSDETLSAMNRRYTRADYLRLVRRIRERVPGVAITTDVIVGFPGETPDRFEATLSLMREVRFDSAFMFRYSPRPGTAAAALDDDVPEAEKVRRLEQVIRLQKRTSEELNAALVGSVQEVLVEGPSERDGRLLFGRTGSGKGAVFEGSESLRGALARVRVTASSAWTLRGDIVPGRA